In the genome of Triticum urartu cultivar G1812 chromosome 5, Tu2.1, whole genome shotgun sequence, one region contains:
- the LOC125508269 gene encoding dicarboxylate transporter 1, chloroplastic encodes MASSASAASPLTCHHLGIRHRPHLPSFSLRRRPTSPLSSKPISLSLSHSHSHSLPKPLTPSTARHLLPPVAAAPASPPAPVSPPAKPALQGAAIKPLLASIATGVIIWFIPAPAGVARNAWQLLAVFLATIVGIITQPLPLGAVALLGLGAAVLTRTLTFAAAFSAFGDPIPWLIALAFFFARGFIKTGLGNRVAYQFVKAFGGSTLGLGYSLVFAEAFLAPAIPSVSARAGGIFLPLVKSLCEACGSRTDDGTERKLGAWLMLTCFQTSVVSSAMFLTAMAANPLAANLTLSTIGQGIGWTLWAKAAIVPGLLSLLIVPLVLYVIYPPEVKTSPDAPRLAKERLAKMGPMSTEEKIMAGTLLLTVGLWIFGGMLSVDAVSAAILGLSVLLITGVVTWKECLAESVAWDTLTWFAALIAMAGYLNKYGLISWFSETVVKFVGGLGLSWQLSFGVLVLMYFYSHYFFASGAAHIGAMFTAFLSVASALGTPPLFAAMVMSFLSNLMGGLTHYGIGSAPVFYGAGYVPLAEWWGYGFVISVVNIIIWLGAGGFWWKMIGLW; translated from the exons atGGCCTCCTCCGCGTCGGCGGCCTCGCCGCTCACCTGCCACCACCTGGGCATCCGCCACCGCCCCCACCTCCCCTCAttctccctccgccgccgccccacctCCCCACTCTCATCGAAGcccatctccctctccctctcccactcCCACTCCCACTCCCTCCCCAAGCCCCTGACCCCGTCCACAGCTCGCCACCTCCTCCCGCCCGTCGCCGCGGCGCCGGCATCTCCCCCCGCGCCGGTCTCGCCGCCGGCGAAGCCAGCCCTGCAGGGCGCGGCCATCAAGCCGCTGCTGGCCTCCATTGCCACGGGGGTCATCATCTGGTTCATCCCTGCCCCCGCCGGCGTGGCCCGCAACGCGTGGCAGCTGCTCGCCGTGTTCCTCGCCACCATCGTCGGGATCATCACGCAGCCGCTGCCGCTGGGCGCCGTCGCGCTGCTTGGCTTGGGCGCCGCCGTGCTCACCCGCACCCTCACCTTCGCCGCCGCCTTCTCGGCCTTCGGGGACCCCATCCCCTGGCTCATCGCGCTCGCCTTCTTCTTCGCTCGGGGCTTCATCAAGACGGGGCTCGGGAACCGCGTCGCCTACCAATTCGTTAAAGCATTCGGGGGCTCCACGCTCGGCCTCGGTTACTCGCTCGTCTTTGCCGAGGCGTTCCTCGCGCCTGCAATCCCCTCGGTCTCCGCGCGGGCTGGTGGCATCTTCCTCCCGCTCGTGAAATCCCTCTGCGAGGCGTGTGGATCGCGCACTGACGACGGCACAGAGCGAAAGCTCGGCGCCTGGCTCATGCTCACATGCTTCCAGACGTCGGTCGTTTCGTCAGCGATGTTCCTCACGGCGATGGCGGCCAATCCGCTTGCTGCCAACCTGACGCTCAGCACCATCGGGCAGGGGATCGGGTGGACGCTGTGGGCAAAGGCGGCCATTGTGCCAGGGCTGCTGTCGCTGCTGATTGTGCCGCTGGTCCTCTATGTCATCTACCCACCGGAGGTGAAGACCAGCCCTGATGCACCACGCTTGGCCAAGGAGAGGCTGGCAAAGATGGGACCCATGAGCACGGAGGAGAAGATCATGGCCGGCACGCTTCTGCTCACG GTTGGACTTTGGATCTTTGGAGGAATGCTGAGTGTAGATGCAGTGTCTGCAGCGATTCTTGGCCTATCTGTCCTCCTAATTACAGGAGTTGTCACATGGAAAGAGTGTTTGGCAGAGTCTGTAGCATGGGATACCCTTACTTGGTTTGCTGCGCTGATTGCGATGGCTGGCTACCTCAACAAATATGGGTTGATTTCTTGGTTCAGCGAGACTGTTGTTAAG TTTGTTGGAGGTCTTGGTCTGTCCTGGCAACTCTCATTCGGTGTCTTGGTGCTGATGTACTTCTACTCCCACTACTTCTTTGCTAGTGGTGCTGCACACATCGGTGCAATGTTCACTGCGTTCCTGTCTGTGGCGAGTGCCTTGGGCACCCCTCCGCTTTTCGCTGCCATGGTTATGTCATTCCTTTCAAACCTCATGGGTGGCCTGACCCATTATGGCATAGGGTCAGCCCCCGTCTTCTATGGAGCTGGCTATGTTCCGCTTGCTGAGTGGTGGGGCTACGGATTTGTCATCTCCGTTGTTAACATCATTATCTGGCTTGGTGCCGGAGGCTTCTGGTGGAAGATGATTGGTTTGTGGTGA